CTGTAAATTTGTGCTTGACTTTGGCAATTTGACTAATAGGAAAATTAAGTAGAGATTCCCGGTGGAGAAAATTAACTACAGAACATCTCATATTTAGCTCAACCAGCTAATCATATAAAACAAGGTTGCTGGAAtagagatgccttgtttatctgcttTCATGACTTCAGATACGCCAACAGCTCCCCCTCCCCCTCGCGTCGCCTCCCCCCGGGCGGCGCCAGGggccccgaaaccctagcgccgccagcaCCCTCTTGCCGCCTCCtcctgccgccgctgctgccggcgtgggccgcggtggcggcgggcccGGTGCCAAAGGTTTCTGGGCGGGTGGATGCGGCGGATCCCATCTGAGGCGCGGTGGCGGCTCCTCTCGTGCGATCCAACGACAGCGGCTGGGACGGCGAATCCGGGCTGTGCGGCGGGGGCCGGAGCACCATCGCCGATGGAGTGGCGGCCCTGCATGGATGGCGGCGGTGGCAGTGCCCCATCCGGCGGGGTGGGCTGTCCTGGTCGTGATGGTGACGGCGGTCACTGCGAATCCAATGCCCCGTTTGGATCCGTCGTAGGAGGCCTTTTGCCGACCGGCGGCGCGTGGAGGGACCGGTGAGGAGATGCCGGATCTCCGTCGGAGTACCAACGGCGACATACGTCTTCGTGGCGAGGTTTCGCTCGGTTCCAGCCAGCTGCGAGGTCGGGAAGACGTGGCTTCCGGTGAAAATTGCGCCTGACTGCGGTCTTGGCGGATGATGGCGGCGTCTTAGACGTCGTTCCCTTCtggaggcatcgtcgttgcaggtcacATCAACCTGATTGGGaagttccgggggaaaccctagatctgggtctaccggatcggacgatgacgaAGCCTTCGGTATCGTTCTCCCtcatgggggcatcgttttggagcaagtgctggttGGAGGGGACATGAGGAGGAGCGGTGATTCATCTGGTccattgatgacggcggatctcggcggcgtggcgcagtggagactcggcgactgatgagcggagatggactcacgcaggagggtgacgctgcctggcgtcgtggtggcgtcggcggcagctagaccgggcaaggttgatgcaacaggacagctctgaagatggattgatggtaggtggctgcggcggcctcatacccggcaggcgtcctggttgggcctcaagtcttagatgttaggtttggctgcgaggtctgtttgataTTAGGCCTAGACTTTCAGCACccctacatcaactggatagggatagcgacagatgttgcttagTTGGTGGCTTTAGGCTTATTGTTGTATGACTCTGTAAGGTCTTGtgtcaataattaataaaatggccgtatgcatcgtccagatgcagaggccgggggtcgtcCTCGTCCTCTTTTTCTAAGAAAATGACTTCAGAATGCAGGTGAGCTGTACCTCCACTAGTATAGGAGAGTAGCACAAAACAGGAACCAGGATGAATATGCTTCTAACGTCTCCACATCTTTGTTAACATCCTCAAGCAAGTAATGAGGCACGACACCGTGATTCATCAAGCAGCTTTATAGTACTTTCTTAGGCCTCTATGTTGTAAATAGCATAAGGTTTCATGTGAAACAAGGATGGCATATCCACACCAATGCATATTAGTTAGATGTTAGAATAGTTGTTACTGGTTGCAAGAGCTAAGACTTATTATGCATCCATCTGAAGTCGCATACCATAGGTACTTTTCCTCCAAATGTCTGAAATTATAACCTAACCAAAACGCCAATGTAGCCAGTAAAAATAACCAGGCATGGGCAATGAAAAGCTGCAGACTCTCATATTATTTCTGCATAAATGTTATTAAGCAGAAGAAAGACATCGACTGCAGGGTACAATCATTGCCTAATTTCAGCTAGGCGATAACGAGGAGCTCCTTGCTATCATTCAAATGCCTGTACCATGTATCATCATTGAAATGATCTTGTCATCCTGTTCAAAACAACATAGCTGCAGCCTGCAGAACCTTGTCTTGATACTGAACAAACAGCAATAACATCCCAGTGGCTGAGTTGGAACCAAACTTGACCCATTGTAGGCACATGACCTTACTCAAAGACACATCATGGACTCATACATGGGTATATGGCATTAACTGATAAATGGGCGAATAACTGAAAGCAATATGCTTCTGGGATCTGGCAGATACGGTATGAGATTCATTTCTTACAGGCTATGGTGTTGTGTAATTGCACCTGTAAGTATTGATTGTACTGGATGTAACACAGGAAGGAAATACTCCTGCACTATAATCCAACAGATCACTGTTGCAAACAATTGCCTCGAGAGAACTTTTACCCATTTTTTAATGCCTCAAGAAATATATCACTGTCATCCCACAAGACTTGAAATGAAGAATGGGTCCCTACTTGTGAGGACAGACGACTACAGCGTCGATGCGCACATGTGCGTCACTGGAAATGGAAAAAAGACAGTTTGTATCTAGATTTTCTTTGGTAAAGGCatttcttgtgaagcttctgagagTAGCACACATTTGTACCTTGATTCGAGGTTCCTTCACGGGGACTGAACAGTGATTTAGCAAGATGCTCTGTCTGGAATTTATGCTTTTACAATCGTGCGAATAACCCCATCCACTTAATATTGTTAATTATGCTGACGAAGGAACTGAAACACCACTGTTTTTTCAGGCAAGCATGTCCCTCAACTGACTTCAGTGAAGTGATTTTAGGCATTCCAGAAAATCCACACAGCGCAGCACTGAGCGCCACTCTGCACTCACTGATGTTCGAGATCCTTTGCTTCATGCTAGTTTGAGAATCATACCTCCAGCAATAATGCATTATTCTGTCTAGCTAAATTTCGTGCAAACACTTTGTGCAGTTTTAACTAAATCTAAATGTAAATGTTAGGAACAATCCGTGTGAACATTGAACAAATCAAGATTACTGCTGACTTATGGTTCAGGATGCCTGGTGTTCAGTTCCAGGTCAATCTGTTTGATGCCTGAACCTGAGTCTCTAATCCGTTTGAGATCTGCCAAGACTTCCTCTCTGATATCCGATTTGCAAACCTATTTATTAAGATCATGCTAGTTTCTCAGTTATCCTGCTTGCCGATTTTGCTATCACAATGCATTTTTTGTCGCTTGATGAGGTAAAAAAATTCAACATGATGATTCATTCAGGTGCTTTATGGGAAGAACATACGGGTGCATCATGCAAACAGAGGTTGATCTGCCGCTATTGCTATAGATGAGCAAGGTACTTATCTTGTATTGTTGTTGTGCACAGAGTCTAATGTTAATGGAGCCCTGGACATGTATGCACTCTGTACATTTGCATGATCATTAGTAGTCCCTCTCTAAAGTAATATAAGacctttagatcactactttagtgatgtaAGTCTTATATTACTATACAAAGGGAGTGCTTATTTTAAGATCATTTCTATACCGGCTTTACAATAGACTAGTCGTCCGATCTTTTAGCTTGGCAAAGCATTCTGACTGCTGACACTGAAAAAAACAGAGCAACACCTGATTGGTCAGGGAATTCTCTTTCACTAAGACACATAATTAATTCGATTCTTTTTGTTTTAGATCAACATTAGCGCTGGTTTGGGAAACAATTCATGCCCTGATCTTAAGACTCGAACATGGCACCAAGTCCCAATCTTGCTATCCATCCAGAAGAGTATTATGTATGTTGCAGCAAATTTGGCATATCGTAACTAATGAGTGCACGATTGTTTTGTAAATTAGAGCTTATTTTTGGCAATTTTATTTAAAGGACAGTTGTAAATTCGAGCTTAATTTGGGACATTTGACCAACATGAGAGTTGCATTTCTTAAAACACACATGATTCAGCATGAAACATCTCATATTTAGTTCGACGAGCCTAGCACATATTGCACAAGGGAGCTAGAAATGGAGTTCCTCCTTATTTATCTGGCTTACCTCTCTCAAGGCTTCCAAGTTACATGACTTGTTCACATCCTCAAGAGAGTGACAAGCTGCCAGACCGTCATTCATCAAGCATAAGGATTCCTGTAAAATAATGATGCCATGTCTGCACCGCTCTGCACTTAGAATTCGTTGAGAACCAAAACTATCATGGAACACTGACGGTTTTATTAGCCGCACTTTTATTTTTGGCCCTTACAATGTCAGCCTGATGCTTTGTGCCCTCATtagttttctcttcttttttttgaaaaggaggatagaCCCTTGGTCTCTATATCTGGACGGTGCATGCGgttattttattaattattcacaaagaccatatAAAATAATACATCAGTCAGCCTGAAGCCATCATCTAGGCAACACCTGTGACTACccttatccaattgatgaaggtgtgccgaatatccgggcctaataccaaacgaACATCACACCAAACCCTAACATCTAAAGTCGGATGCCCTAGTTCAGCCACATATCGGGACTGGATCCCATACCGGACCGACACACTCTCAGAGGCTGCCGCCACCATCTTTCACTGGTCCATCTCCAGAGCAGTAACTGACCCATCGACCTTGCCTGGCCTgctgtcgacgccaccacgacgtcaGACAACTCCACCATGCTGCATGTACCCGTCCACACGCGGCCGTCGCCGAACCTCCGCAGCGCCATGTCACCGGGATCCGCCGCCGGCCCTGCGGTGGATGAGACACCGCTCTTTCGCTTGTCCCGTCCaaccagcacttgctccaaaacgatgccctcagAAGGGACAACAACATCAAAGGTACCATCATCGTCTGATCCGATAGATCCAGATCTAGTGTTTTTCCTGGAATATGACGAGCGGAGTGCCACGACCTGCAACAACGATGCCTCGAGAAGGAAACAACGTCatagacgccgccatcgtccgccatgacagAAATCGGCGCGATTTTCATCGAAAGTCGTGCCCCCCCAACCTCGCAGCTGGCTGGAACCGAATGGAGCCTCGCCGTGGAGACGAGGGTCGCCGTCGTCACGCTAGTAGGGAGCCTCCAGCCGCCATCACCGGTCCTCCTCGCGCCACGGGCCGGCCAAGGCCGTACCGAGACGGATCTGGACGGGACGCCGGATCCGCAGCCATCGGAGCCACCCATGCGCACGCAGCCGCCACACTGCCGGCCATGAAGGATCCCATCGCTGTCGCGCGGCAAGGGCGCCGCCCTGACTGCCGCCCCCAGCCTCCCCGCATGAGACGCCACCTCCGCCTCACAGGGTCCGCCGTGGCTACCACCCGCCCTGGATCTGCGGTGCAGGGCCCACCGCCACTGCGGCCcttgccggcggcagcggcggctggggTTGGAGCAGAGGGGAGGGAACTGGCGGCTCGGGATCTGGGGCCATTGGCGCCGGCCGAGGGGAGTGGACgcgaggggaggaggagagggaaggATTTGTGCCCTCATTagtagcacttttatttttggcagGGAGTCAGCCATCTCCTTATTGCGGTTCTTGTCTATTTAAATTCGTATGTATGCCATAGTTATTTTTTCTCCAAATGTCAGAATCTATAACATGCCATTGAGCCAGAAAAAATGTATTACATAATAGGCATCCTTGACTGATTTCAGCTATTCACCGAAATGCTTGAAAAAATGTACACATCGACGGCTTGATCTGCTAGATCGTGCTAAAATCGGACAGAAACCATCGTGCACATAGCATCGTTCTCGTTCTTCACTGAAATGCATGTACCTTATATCATCAGTGAAGACTGCAATGATCTTGTCATCCACTTCACCGCAGAACTTTCTCTTCATTCTGAACAAACTGCAACAACATCTGTTCTAAAAAAAAGGAACCGTCTGTCGGTATACGGCATCTGGCAGGTAGATGATTACATTCATTTTCCAGCGAGTAATATGGATCGCACTATAAGTATTAATTGTACTAGATGTATATGGGAAGGAGATATTTCTGCATTATTATGATCCAGTAGACCATTGTCATTACACAACACAACATGTGAAGAATTAATCCCGGGTCTGCCTGCAGATGCGCATTATGGGAAAAATGGAAAACAAAGTTTATGTTTTAAAAATTGGGAAAAGACATTACTCCTTTTCTTGGTACGAGAATCCAAGCTAAGCAAAAACTCATAAGGTAAACAATTATTCTTGGATTCTGTTTGAAGTTGCTATGCTAGAGCGTGTTGGCCTTCTTGGAGAACAACACAGAGTGGATGTTGGGCAACACGCCACTATGGGCGATGGTGATGCCGTCAAGCAGCTTGGATAGCTCCTCGTCGTTGTGAGTGGCGATAAGCAGGTGGCGCGGCATGATGCGGGTCTTCTTGTTGTCCTTGGCCGCATTGCCCGCCAACTCCAACATCTGTGGTTCAAATAGCACACCGAGATGAGATCAGTTACCACCCAGTCCAGCACAAGAAGAGTAGGAATGGACGAGATCGGTGGTTGGTTGGTTACCTCGGCGGCAAGGTACTCGAGGACGGCGGCGAGGTAGATGGGGGCGCCCCAGCCGATGCGGTCCGCATAGCGGCCCTTCTTGAGATAGCGCCCGATGCGGCCGACGGGGAACTGGAGTCCAGCCTTCATGGACCGGGTCACCGCCTTCTTCCGCTCGCCGCTCTTCCTCCCGGTCATCTCCCCTTCTTCTTCGGCGAACTTGAATCTCGAATTGTGGGTGGACGGCGGTGATGGATGTGAACGNNNNNNNNNNNNNNNNNNNNNNNNNNNNNNNNNNNNNNNNNNNNNNNNNNNNNNNNNNNNNNNNNNNNNNNNNNNNNNNNNNNNNNNNNNNNNNNNNNNNNNNNNNNNNNNNNNNNNNNNNNNNNNNNNNNNNNNNNNNNNNNNNNNNNNNNNNNNNNNNNNNNNNNNNNNNNNNNNNNNNNNNNNNNNNNNNNNNNNNNNNNNNNNNNNNNNNNNNNNNNNNNNNNNNNNNNNNNNNNNNNNNNNNNNNNNNNNNNNNNNNNNNNNNNNNNNNNNNNNNNNNNNNNNNNNNNNNNNNNNNNTGGTAACAGGCGCGATTCACGTGACGCGCGGTCGCGCCGTCGGATCTAGGAGGGAGGGCGGCAGGGATCGGCTCGGAGGCACACGATCCGTGGGAGGGGGTGTGATCCGTGTGACCAGCATTCTCCACCGTCGGATCTGTATGGTGCGGGCGGCTGGGATCGGCTTCGATGGTGCGATCCGTGTCACCAGTGGTCTTCGCCGTTGGATCTGGAAGATGTTGGCTACGATTAGCTCAGGGGCGCGATCCGTGGGAGGACCGGATGGACCAATAGGGACACGAGAATCTTTTGTCCTCACTTTGTTTCGTTTCTTTCCATTAATGTGGAAATTAAATTCGGAAATTGGGAGGGGGAGGGTAGACTCTTTGTCACACAGAAGATTTCTTTTGGTTTTGTTATTTTTGGCAATCCCTTTTTGTTTTGGTATGATTGACCCAAAAAATCGAAGCATTTCTCACACCAAAGAAGAAATTCAAGCATGTCATGAAGCACTCAACAAAAAAGTCTCAAAATACATAAGCATCTAGGGGTGACTACAAGGAGGTCAAGAAGAAGGATTTTGTTTCCATGTGCATTGCCAATCCATATACCAAGAAAGGAATGAAGAAGTAAATCCTCACTTTTGGAATAGGATGCAATATAAAGTTTATCATGAGGTGATGCAAGGGCATATCAAGGATAATAGTGATGTCCTCCACGGTATTTAAGATAAGTGTGAGTAGTTAAAACTTTTGCCTCTAATATGTGTGCACAAAATATTACTCACCCGGAGGCAAAAATTCTATGAAACTGTTCTTCATTGAAGGTACTCAGAGGAGGGAAGCTAAATTTAGTGTGTTTGCTAGCACACTTGGTTACATTTTCCAATATGCCAAGATTAGGCAAGGCCTTCGCATCCATGATGTGGAAGTTATGAACATGAACTATCTTGTTGAGCTTTGCCAGAGTGATGTGAACATTGGTCATGTCATAGGGATGCTACATTTTTGTAAACAAATTCAAAAAGTTTATTCAAACTCAATTGCCGCCAATATTGGAGATTCCACTGAAGTGAGAGGCTATCTAGTCAACCACACATTCTACACTGCAACTCATACAGGAACAATTAGCCAGTTGGCGCTCAATGAATAGGAACACATTGCGTCTGTAAGCAGTTGACGCTCGAGGACCATGATCACACTAGACCATAGAGGCGCGCTTTGCTGCGCCCTGTCCATCTTAAGGAAAGAATGATAGAAATATTCGAGAAATTAGGAGTTGTAACATATAACCAAATCCGTATGGTTGACATTGGCAGCCTTTCGGCAATGCCAAAGAAACAAACTTGCAATTCCGCAAAGATGAACAAACCTAAAGTACTCAGTGAGAACCTCGCATGTTTAGATAGTAAAGGATGTATTCACATACATGAGACAGTATACCACCATCGAAATGATTTTTGTGAAGAATCAAGTTATGAAATCTATATATCCACGTGCTAAAATACGAAAAATAGCTAAATCGCACATAAAAAGATCATAGAAATACTCTGCTCTAGAAAATATTGTAATTTTCTTCACGAAGTCGACATACCTGGTACACTAAGCAAAAAATTAACTTACAATGCTGCATGGTAATTTGCAACACGTTTGTCGGACCAGAATATGCGCATTTAGACCAATCCGGAGCCTTGCTCTCTCAACTCCAGAGCTTCCTATtcataaataaatagataataataataataataataacagttTATAAACAATGATGCTAACCTAATTCTTGTGTGGAATAATTATGAGACATTAGCTAGTGAAGATTAGGAAAATCCAGTACCACACAAAAACTGACAAGCGGCCTTGTAGATAACATAATAGCAAAACAATCCTCTTTCTTTAACAGACATTTCTGAACTTGATAGAAATAATCAGCTAGATCAGTTGTCATCTTATGTGAGTTCTCAAAAATCTTTAGTTTACTTGCTCTTTTTTGGTTATTATCAGGGAGGCATAAGGCATTTCCCTCTTTGTATTGTTTGCCTCTTCCTAAAACACTGCATGAATAAAGATTTGGCCCAATGCCCTAGAAGATAAATCAATTCTGGTGCCCCAAAACGCCCAAGAGATTAGAATTAAGagctccaggaaggaggaaaccttgAGTTCACTCTAAAATGCATGATCACATCCTGAATTTTCCCCTGGCCTACGTTTGAATTAATGTGGGAAAAC
The Triticum dicoccoides isolate Atlit2015 ecotype Zavitan chromosome 3A, WEW_v2.0, whole genome shotgun sequence genome window above contains:
- the LOC119273728 gene encoding protein H2A.5-like produces the protein MTGRKSGERKKAVTRSMKAGLQFPVGRIGRYLKKGRYADRIGWGAPIYLAAVLEYLAAEMLELAGNAAKDNKKTRIMPRHLLIATHNDEELSKLLDGITIAHSGVLPNIHSVLFSKKANTL